In one Natronosalvus amylolyticus genomic region, the following are encoded:
- a CDS encoding 6-pyruvoyl trahydropterin synthase family protein produces MPRRLSKRPAENISLSRAGERTLRIGDDSPIRISTGHRILHHDGKCARPHGHNYEITVEVTGELSEHGWIVDKGDVTAVIDDWDHRFLVQEGDPLIEAFAQSDDTDALVILEHPPTAEVMAVLLEERMLEAFPDTVSGVSVTVRETNELCATY; encoded by the coding sequence ATGCCTAGAAGATTATCCAAAAGGCCTGCAGAGAATATATCACTCTCGAGAGCCGGTGAACGGACCCTTCGCATCGGCGACGACAGCCCCATCCGGATCAGTACAGGCCATCGGATTCTGCACCACGATGGCAAATGTGCCCGGCCACACGGGCACAACTACGAGATTACGGTCGAAGTCACGGGCGAGTTGTCCGAACACGGGTGGATCGTCGATAAGGGCGACGTGACTGCAGTCATCGACGACTGGGATCACCGATTTCTCGTCCAGGAAGGCGATCCGCTGATCGAGGCGTTTGCACAATCGGATGACACCGACGCACTGGTCATCCTCGAGCATCCCCCCACGGCCGAGGTGATGGCAGTGCTGCTCGAGGAACGCATGCTCGAGGCGTTCCCTGATACCGTCTCGGGAGTTTCGGTGACCGTTCGAGAAACCAACGAACTCTGTGCCACGTACTAA